Genomic segment of Bacteroidota bacterium:
AACAGCTCAGGCGAACCTGCAATAACTCCCACATTTAATGCTGTGGTATTTAACGTTCCACTGAAAGAAGAGGATTTAACTTTAGGATCGTAGGTGAAATTAATATCGGAATATACACCCCCCTGATCAGTATTTAAATTTCCGAATGCAACAAGATTGTATGCAAAACCGGTAACTCTTCCCGTGTAATTTACCTCGCCAAGTGTAAGTAAATTTGCAGGAAGTGTATTTGGTCCTAATAACTCATCCAGAGCATACATGTCGGCATATAAAGGTTCTAATTTCAGATCGAGAAAAGTTTCATCAATATTGGGCAACCCTTTTATATCTAAAGTTCCTTTAACCCCACCTATACCTTCTACTTCTGCATCAAAATCACGTGCTTTTATATTTCCTAAGGTTCCATATATTCTGGTTGTTAGTGCAAGTGTTATATCGTATTCTTTTAGCTGTGGAATAAAGTAAGCAAGATCTACATTCGAAATAACAGAATTTTTAAAATCTGCATTCATGCGTATATCTGTTTCAAAACGATCAAAGTCGTTTAGTGTATTAAATGAAATTCCAATTTGATCTTTGATAGAAGAATGCGGAGTTGCAATTAATAAATTGGAAAGTGTAATTTCATAAGCTGAAAAAATTACGTTGGCTGTTAAGGTATCCAGTTGAAATCCCGATTTTTCTTTTAAAGAAATGCGATTGATCGTAGTTAATATAGTGTCACCTGAATAAATAATATCCGACATATCTATATTCAATTCAGTTATTTCGAGGTCACTAAAATTCATACCATCGGGATTGCTCGTAGAATTATCATCCTTATAACTAAATCCGCAATTGTTGAGTAATAATTGTGCGGTTTCTATATCCCAATTACCTAATCCAATATGAATTGTATCATAACTTTCTTCTTTATCGGAAGGGATAGTATCGTATAAAGCAGTGAGTTTAAATATGGTTTCATCAAACTCAATTTTTTCAAGAGCCAAAACTGATTTATTCAGATCAATTTTATTTATAAAAATTTCAGATTCACTTATATACATATCCATTGCTGAAGCGCCCACTTCATCATGCATTTTAAATCGGGTTCTGTCGATGGTTATTTTATTCAAGGCAACCTGAAATGTTGTTCCACCCTCTTCATTTTTAATTGTTGTAGTATCTTTCGGACCGGAAGAAAAAGCATCTGCAATAAATCCAAAATTATACGTGGAATCGGGTAAAGTGCTGTAAAGGTTGATATAACTATCACTCAAACTGATATTTTTGAGTTTGGCATTTTTTGTAATTGGGTTAATGCTTCCAATGTTGATCTCCAGTTTTCCTGCATACAAAAGAGTGTCGCCTTTTTGATCTTCAATATACAGTCCCTCCAATATCAGGTGATTGAAAATATTAATACTAACCTCATCCAAAGTAACCTTGGTATTTAATTTTTCGCTGAGAATGGAAGTGGCTTTATGTGCAGCCCAGTTTTGAACTGCCGGTATTTTGAGTATAAAATAGATCGCTAAAAACAGTCCGAGCAAACTCACAAAAAGTATAACCAATATCCTTCTGAAGAGAGAATAAATATGCCAGTATGTAAATATCTTCTGCACCTTTAAATTACCGTATTACTTTTGCGGGGTTAAATTACGACATTGTATGCCTGTAACTATCCTTGGAATTGAATCTAGTTGTGATGAAACCGGCGCCGCTGTATTGATTGATGGACAAATTGTATCCAATTGTATTGCCGATCAAACCATACATGAACAATACGGCGGGGTGGTTCCTGAACTTGCTTCACGGGCTCATCAGGCAAATATTGTTCCTGTTGTGCAGGCAGCGCTAAGAAAAGCAAATATTACATTGGGTCAAATTGATGCCATTGCTTTCACTAAAGGACCTGGTTTACTTGGTTCTCTAATGGTTGGGGCCGGATATTCAAAGGGGGTTGCCTTGGCTTTGGACATACCATTGATCGGTGTGCATCACATGCAAGCACACATTCTGGCTCATTTTATTGAAGATCCAAAACCATCATTTCCCTTTTTATGTTTAACGGTAAGTGGTGGTCACACTCAGATAGTATTGGTAAAAAGCCCGTCGGTTATGGAGATTTTAGGTCAAACCATCGATGATGCGGCAGGGGAAGCTTTCGATAAATCTGCCAAAATGTTAGGGTTGAATTATCCGGGTGGCCCCTTGGTGGATAAATTTGCTCAGAAGGGAGACCGGCTAAAATTTAAATTCGCTGAACCAAAGATACCCGGTTTGGATTTTTCATTCAGTGGGTTAAAAACTTCAATCTTATATTTTTTGCAGGCTCAAAAAAAATTAGATGTAAATTTTATTGAAAAGAATTTAAATGATCTGTGTGCATCAATTCAACACAGTATTGTGGAAATATTACTCAAAAAAATGATCATCGCCTCAAAACAATGCGGAATAAAACAGATCGCAATTGCCGGAGGTGTGTCTGCAAACAGTGAATTGCGTAAACAATTCGTCAATACAGGGAAAGAACTCGGATGGACCGTTCATATTCCCAAAATGGAATATTGCACAGATAATGCCGCAATGATAGCTATTGCCGGATACTATAAATATTTGGAAGGAGATTTTGAAGATCAGACAATAATTCCTTTGGCCAGAATTCCAGGTTTGCAATAAACTTTTATTAAAATATAAAATCACAATATGGCTAGAATTCAAATAAATTTTCCGGAAAAAAATATTTTCGCCACAGAGATAAAAATAAGAATAACCGATCTGAATTATGGTGGCCATTTAGGCAACGACACGATGTTATCCCTTTTACATGAAGCGCGAGTTCGATTTCTTAAACACTTCAACTACAGTGAAATGGATGTAGAAGGTGTCGGAATTATTATGGCCGATGCCGCCATCCAATTTAAAACCGAGGCATTTTATGGAGAAAGATTAAAAATAGAAATTGCGGCTGATGAATTCACCCGGGTGGCTTTTGACCTTTTTTACCGTGTTTCTTGTAGCGGAAGAGTTGTAGCTATTGCAAAAACCGGGATCGTGTTTTACGATTATGAGAAGAAGAAGGTGGTCTCTATCCCGGATAAATTTTATCAAAAATTAAATGTATAAATGCATTGGAACTATTTTCCTGATATATATGTTATTGCGATTCTTACACCCGTTAACATCCGCTACAATTAAATACTAATTTTTTACAATTTTATTAATTTTCAAAGAGTGATTTAAGTCACCTAAATCTCATTAATCTCCATTTAATTATTGAAAAGTCCTTCACATATTTTAATACCACAAATATTTATTGTAGTATTGGTTAGTCACACATTTATATATAGTGTAATAAATAATAAATAAAAACAGGAAAATAATTGAGTAGCTTTGCATCTGTTTAGATACTTCCTGCGTCTATCCACACAAAATCCGCTTTTTTCACACGCCACACTCCGGGATTCCGCACTATTTTTTATTCACTCTTAAATTTAACCAATCAGATGAAGAAAGTGTATCTGCTACAAACTGCTGTGTTATTTTTATTCACCGCATTCCTCACCACGAACGCATACACTCAAATGGAAGATTGTGGGGCTCATCCCGATGATGAAATGATGCATGATGAACATTGTGCGGTTTTCGCCTTAGTTCCTTATGACGGTGCAACTCATATTGCAGTTAATAATGGTTCGTGGTTTAATCCAACAACTTGGAATGTCTTATCAGTTCCGGGAACAAATGCTCAAGTTGTTATAGATTCAGGTTTAACGGTTACCTATGATGCGGTAAGTGAAGTGGAAATTCATTGGGTGCGCGTAATTGGCACCTTGAATTTTTCATCAACAGTAAACACTAAATTAAAAGTTATCACCGCAGTAGTTGATCCGGTTGGACATTTGAATATTGGTACTGCTGCCACACCGGTAATAAATGGAGTAACAGCAAAAATTATATTTTCCGATCAAGGTGCAATAGATATTAGCGACGACCCCTTTGAATTTGGTAAAGGATTGATCAGTCATGGATTTACGAATGTAAATGGATTTTACAAAAAAACCATTTGCGCAATATCAAAAAATATTTCTGCCGGTGCATCCAATTTAAAACTCGCCGAAATTCCAACAGGTTGGCAGGTTGGAGATCAAATTGTTTTACCGGGAACTTATGGTACGAGCATTAACGATTTTGAAAATAATTCAAAATTTCATGATGAAGTATTAACAATTTCAAGCATAGCATCCAAAACAATTTATTTCACAAATAACGCAACGGGTGGAAACTCACTTCAATATGAGCATAAATTTCCTACCGGATATGGCTTGCGTTTATATGTTGCAAATGTCACAAGAAATGTAATATTTGAGTCAGAGAATTATACCACTATTCCAATTAATCAACGAGCACATGTAATGTTGATGCATAATGTTGCACAGAGTATTTCTAATGCAGCATTTAACGGACTTGGAAGATCAGATAAAAATATTCTGGTAACCACTCCTGTTGTGGATGAATTTGGAAATCAATTAAGTGGTGGTGAAAATGTAAGAGGAAGGTATAGTCTGCATTTGCATAAAGCAGGAACAAATAACATAGGCGTGGTGCCTGCCTTAATTAAAGGTTGTGCAATAGTAGACGCCACAAGCTGGGGTATTGTAAATCATCAAAGTAATGCGAATATTGATGATAATGTTGTATTTGATTTTGGAGGTGCTGCATTTGTAACTGAGGATGGAAACGAGCTCGGTACATTTAATAGAAATATAGCAATAAAAGGAAAAAAAGCGTCGCTGGTTACTGATTTTGAATCGCGTACTGCTAATTTTGATTTTGGATTTGAGGGGAACGGCTTTTGGATTCAAAGTTCCAATGTTTCCTACGAAGACAATATTGCTACTAGTTGTGCCGGTGATGCATATAAAGTTTTCAGCGATGATGGAAGTTTACCCGCAGAACATAGAATTAAAATTCCAAAAACAAATATTTTAAATTCCGTTATTGCCGGAACTGATGATTCGATATACACCGCTGTTGTTCCATTGAGAAAATTTGAGGGTAATATCGCCTATAATTGTAATAGTGCACTTGCATTTTGGACACATTTATTAAACAACGACAATATAGGAGATTTTTCAATGTTGGAATATGATCCCTATACACATACTATTTTTAGTGTAGTGGAGGATTTTAAATTCTGGAATTTACTCGGTGCAGGAATTTCGATTAAATATTCAGGACAAATACATCTTAAAAATGGTTTATTGCTGGGTGATATTAATAATCAATACCAAACCAGCGATTGGATAACAGGAAATCCAATGGGCGGATTTGCCTTTATTTCAAGCACAGTAACAGGTCAGGTAATATATGAAGGTTTAACGGTCAAGGGATGGAAACGTGCTTTAGTAGCCGGAAGAACAGATGACCTTCAAAGTGCGGACGAAGCAGAATATAATTATAGAAATACAAAGGTGATAGGAGGAATATATAACAATAACTTATATAATATTGCTCCGGAGGAAGGTACAGATATATATGGTGCCTCAGAATATTATAAATTTCCAAAATATTTTGAAATATCCGGGTCGCCTTCCTTTACTGCTATAACTCCAAATGTATTACCTACTGCTGATTTTGCTTTTGTATTTACAGGCGGAAATACAATTAAGTTAAATGGAATTTTATCTTCAGATTCTGATCCGTTTGTTACTACCGCCGGGCAAGGTAATGGGATTGCATCATATTCCTGGAATTTTGGTGATGGCACTACAGGATTTGGATTGGATCCTGTCCACACCTTTAATACGCCAGGTACTTACAGCGTTGTATTAACCGTATACGATAGCCAGGGAAAAACATCATCAGTAACAAAAAATATAATAGTTACAGCAATTGATTACGAAAATATATTAACGAACTCGGGTTTTGAAACAGGGGGACTTCTCGATTTTTCATTAACTAAAAGTACAAAAGAATTTGTTGGTATTGGTTGGTTAAAAAAAGGTAGCTGGAGCATTGAAAATGGAAAGGCTGCAATATTTTTAAGTGATAAATGGAACAGACCTTTAATTCAGATCGTAAAAAATGATAAAGCCTTAAGAGGTGTAATAGAATTTTCGTTTCAAGCTAAAAATATAGGAGGCGGAGCCGCAGGCAATCATCTTGTATGTGAAATTTTGGGTGTTAATGGTGAATTCATAGATCCGGATGTTACTACGGAAAGCAATGTTCAAAAATGGAATAATAATGATCTTGCTTTTTCTTCCACTGTATTGTTGAATAATGAGTATGGAATGGTTAATTATAACTGGCAGACTTTTACACAAAATGTAAATTTCGGTGCAGGTTATGATTATATTATAATTAAAATTTATTCGGAGGGATTAAAAGCCGGACCTTCCGATGAACAGGGAATCGACAATGTATGTCTTCCTTGCAATTGTCAGATACCACAACATTTATTTGAAGATGAATTAACGTCCACTCACGCTATGCTCATATGGGATAATATGGGTAGCATGAATTATGAGGTGCAATATAAAACCACAGTTGGTGGATCGTGGACAACAGTGGCAGTGGAAAATACTTTCGAAGAACTTACAGGTTTACTTGCAAATACATCGTACACCTGGAAAGTTAAAGCTTTATGTGATGGAGTTTGGACAGCCTATTCCGGAGAAAAAATATTTATTACTCCTTCTGCAGGAACCAGTTGTACCTCACCGAATGTATTATCTACTACATTGATCACCGCTACTAAAGCTACCTTAAACTGGAATACGGTTCCGGGTGCATTGCAATATCAGATCTCTTATAAAAAATTGACTGATCTAACATGGACAGATGTTATTACAACAACTAACTCTAAATTATTAACAGGCTTAACGGCAAATACTGTGTATCAATGGAAAGTGAAAACACAATGCGCTGCAGGTTGGAAAGATTACACCTCCATAATGTTGTTTACCACACTCTTTTTAAAGGAGGAAAATGAAATTACTTTGGTTGAAAATGTAAATATCTATCCTAATCCGGTTACTGATATGGTTAATGTTTCTTTTACCAATTCCAGGAACGGTATCTTAAATATCAGAATTATCGATCTCATGGGAAGGATCGTTGAAGACAAAATGGTAAATGTTGAGGATGGGGAAGTAAATGTTGAATTAAATGTTGAACAAATACCTCCGGGTGTTTATTTATTAAATATCAATGATGAATTTAAAACTGTGGGCACAGTGAAATTTATCAAACAATAGTGGTTTAAATGTGAATAGATGGAACTCCGCAAGCAATTGCGGAGTTTTTTGTGGTATATCTCATCCGATTCGGGAAAATTTTCCACAGTTTTTTTAAAAAAATCGATCAAATTCCCCGTTTTTAATGAATTTCAGGGAATGGCTTTCAATTTGCATTATAAGTGGAAATTAGAGATGTATTTATGAAAACGTATATTTTAATTGCCCTTTGTTTTTTCACTTTTAGTAGTATTTCAGCGCAGTCAAATGCACTCGGAATAAGATTAGGAGGAGGAGATGGATCGCAAGCAGAAATTTCGTATCAGCAATATATCGGGGGACCCAACAGATTGGAATTTGACCTTGCTTTTTTTGATGATGGATATGCTGATGGATTTAAATTCACCTTATTATATCAATGGGTGCATGAGATCGAAAGTGGGTTTAATTGGTACGTTGGTGCAGGTGGAAGTATTGGTGCAAGAGATTTAAATGGCCATTTTTCAGATGATGATGATTTTAATGACGGCGTGTTCCTAAATTTTGATTTGCAACTAGGAATTGAATACAATTTTAGTGAAGTTCCGCTACAGCTCAGTTTAGATGGTCGGCCGGAATTTGGAATAATTAACGATGATTTTGATATGGGATACGGATTAGGTATCCGTTATACCTTTTAATAAAAATGTGTGGTTTAGGATTACACCCATCTGTCGCTCTGACAGGTGGGTTTTTTTTAATCCAACTTATTCAATAGCAAGCAGCGCAGCGAACTTGCTATTGAATTAGTTGGATTTACCCCGAATAGAAAATCCTCTAAAAGTTTGA
This window contains:
- the tsaD gene encoding tRNA (adenosine(37)-N6)-threonylcarbamoyltransferase complex transferase subunit TsaD; translation: MPVTILGIESSCDETGAAVLIDGQIVSNCIADQTIHEQYGGVVPELASRAHQANIVPVVQAALRKANITLGQIDAIAFTKGPGLLGSLMVGAGYSKGVALALDIPLIGVHHMQAHILAHFIEDPKPSFPFLCLTVSGGHTQIVLVKSPSVMEILGQTIDDAAGEAFDKSAKMLGLNYPGGPLVDKFAQKGDRLKFKFAEPKIPGLDFSFSGLKTSILYFLQAQKKLDVNFIEKNLNDLCASIQHSIVEILLKKMIIASKQCGIKQIAIAGGVSANSELRKQFVNTGKELGWTVHIPKMEYCTDNAAMIAIAGYYKYLEGDFEDQTIIPLARIPGLQ
- a CDS encoding thioesterase family protein, translated to MARIQINFPEKNIFATEIKIRITDLNYGGHLGNDTMLSLLHEARVRFLKHFNYSEMDVEGVGIIMADAAIQFKTEAFYGERLKIEIAADEFTRVAFDLFYRVSCSGRVVAIAKTGIVFYDYEKKKVVSIPDKFYQKLNV
- a CDS encoding T9SS type A sorting domain-containing protein, translating into MKKVYLLQTAVLFLFTAFLTTNAYTQMEDCGAHPDDEMMHDEHCAVFALVPYDGATHIAVNNGSWFNPTTWNVLSVPGTNAQVVIDSGLTVTYDAVSEVEIHWVRVIGTLNFSSTVNTKLKVITAVVDPVGHLNIGTAATPVINGVTAKIIFSDQGAIDISDDPFEFGKGLISHGFTNVNGFYKKTICAISKNISAGASNLKLAEIPTGWQVGDQIVLPGTYGTSINDFENNSKFHDEVLTISSIASKTIYFTNNATGGNSLQYEHKFPTGYGLRLYVANVTRNVIFESENYTTIPINQRAHVMLMHNVAQSISNAAFNGLGRSDKNILVTTPVVDEFGNQLSGGENVRGRYSLHLHKAGTNNIGVVPALIKGCAIVDATSWGIVNHQSNANIDDNVVFDFGGAAFVTEDGNELGTFNRNIAIKGKKASLVTDFESRTANFDFGFEGNGFWIQSSNVSYEDNIATSCAGDAYKVFSDDGSLPAEHRIKIPKTNILNSVIAGTDDSIYTAVVPLRKFEGNIAYNCNSALAFWTHLLNNDNIGDFSMLEYDPYTHTIFSVVEDFKFWNLLGAGISIKYSGQIHLKNGLLLGDINNQYQTSDWITGNPMGGFAFISSTVTGQVIYEGLTVKGWKRALVAGRTDDLQSADEAEYNYRNTKVIGGIYNNNLYNIAPEEGTDIYGASEYYKFPKYFEISGSPSFTAITPNVLPTADFAFVFTGGNTIKLNGILSSDSDPFVTTAGQGNGIASYSWNFGDGTTGFGLDPVHTFNTPGTYSVVLTVYDSQGKTSSVTKNIIVTAIDYENILTNSGFETGGLLDFSLTKSTKEFVGIGWLKKGSWSIENGKAAIFLSDKWNRPLIQIVKNDKALRGVIEFSFQAKNIGGGAAGNHLVCEILGVNGEFIDPDVTTESNVQKWNNNDLAFSSTVLLNNEYGMVNYNWQTFTQNVNFGAGYDYIIIKIYSEGLKAGPSDEQGIDNVCLPCNCQIPQHLFEDELTSTHAMLIWDNMGSMNYEVQYKTTVGGSWTTVAVENTFEELTGLLANTSYTWKVKALCDGVWTAYSGEKIFITPSAGTSCTSPNVLSTTLITATKATLNWNTVPGALQYQISYKKLTDLTWTDVITTTNSKLLTGLTANTVYQWKVKTQCAAGWKDYTSIMLFTTLFLKEENEITLVENVNIYPNPVTDMVNVSFTNSRNGILNIRIIDLMGRIVEDKMVNVEDGEVNVELNVEQIPPGVYLLNINDEFKTVGTVKFIKQ